One segment of Mus caroli chromosome 6, CAROLI_EIJ_v1.1, whole genome shotgun sequence DNA contains the following:
- the Tas2r38 gene encoding taste receptor type 2 member 38 has translation MLSLTPVLTVSYEAKISFLFLSAMEFAVGILANAFIVLVNVWDVVKKQPLNNCDIALLCLSITRLFLQGLLLLDAIQLACFQQMKDPLSHNYQAILTLWMIANQVSLWLAACLSLLYCSKIVRFSHTFPFHVASWVSRRFLQMLLVALLLSCICTALCLWDFFCRSHSMATSLLHLNSTEFSLQIAKLNFFYSFIFCNVGSVPPSLAFLVSSGVLVISLGSHMRTMKSQTSGSRDPSLEAHIRAIIFLISFFCFYVVSFCAALISIPLLMLWHNKWGVMICIGMMAACPSGHAAILISGNAKLRRAIETMLFWLQSRQKVRTVHKVPPRTL, from the coding sequence ATGCTGAGTCTGACTCCCGTCTTAACTGTGTCCTATGAAGCCAAGatttcatttctgttcctttCAGCCATGGAGTTTGCAGTGGGAATCCTGGCCAACGCCTTCATTGTCTTGGTAAATGTTTGGGATGTGGTAAAAAAGCAGCCCTTGAACAACTGTGACATCGCACTGCTGTGTCTCAGCATCACTCGGCTTTTCCTGCAGGGCCTTTTGCTTCTGGATGCTATTCAGCTCGCCTGCTTCCAGCAGATGAAAGACCCACTGAGCCACAACTACCAAGCCATCCTCACTCTCTGGATGATTGCAAACCAAGTGAGCCTCTGGctggctgcctgcctcagtctcctttaCTGCTCCAAGATTGTCCGCTTCTCTCACACCTTTCCATTCCACGTAGCAAGCTGGGTCTCCAGGAGATTTCTCCAGATGCTTCTAGTTGCTCTTCTTCTCTCCTGCATCTGCACTGCCCTTTGTTTGTGGGACTTTTTTTGCAGATCTCACTCCATGGCCACATCTCTACTGCACTTGAACAGCACAGAATTCAGTTTGCAAATTGCAAAACTCAATTTCTTTTACTCGTTTATCTTCTGCAATGTGGGCTCTGTCCCCCCTTCTCtagctttcctggtttcctctggAGTGCTGGTTATCTCCCTGGGGAGTCACATGAGGACTATGAAGTCCCAAACCAGCGGCTCTCGTGACCCCAGCCTTGAGGCCCACATCAGAGCCATCATATTTCTgatctcctttttctgtttttacgTGGTGTCATTCTGTGCTGCTTTAATATCAATACCCTTACTGATGCTATGGCACAATAAGTGGGGAGTGATGATTTGTATAGGGATGATGGCAGCTTGTCCTTCTGGACATGCAGCCATCCTGATATCAGGCAATGCTAAGCTGAGGAGGGCCATAGAGACCATGCTATTCTGGCTTCAAAGCAGGCAAAAGGTGAGAACAGTCCACAAGGTTCCTCCCAGGACACTCTGA